The following proteins are encoded in a genomic region of Aquella oligotrophica:
- a CDS encoding BrnA antitoxin family protein, giving the protein MRKLNKKELAELEALKNIKDEEIDYSDIPEVSNRDSFKRVSNKQFNKFINSMLPFDEFMELMESNEPEMVSVNIRLNREVVDFFKQHSKKYQVKINEALLMLVHQYKRLKH; this is encoded by the coding sequence ATGAGAAAGCTAAATAAAAAAGAGCTTGCAGAGTTGGAAGCTCTTAAAAACATCAAAGATGAAGAGATTGATTATAGCGATATTCCCGAAGTCAGTAATCGAGACAGTTTTAAACGAGTATCAAATAAACAATTTAACAAATTTATTAACAGCATGTTACCGTTTGATGAGTTTATGGAACTAATGGAATCTAATGAGCCTGAAATGGTATCGGTGAATATTCGCCTTAATCGTGAGGTTGTGGACTTTTTTAAGCAACACAGCAAAAAGTATCAGGTTAAAATCAACGAAGCATTATTAATGCTGGTACATCAATATAAGCGCCTAAAACATTAA
- a CDS encoding helix-turn-helix transcriptional regulator yields the protein MLSNQEYLQQFTNALEITDQVINDLCVVVKGTDSKAIYATATHNRVFNCDNSILNNYVFPLEADNYKHSQSVIEEQEVINARTKRISFNIHLFDGQVQPYLCTKYPVVNPTNNEVIAIYCVFQKIPLSGVHHQILRAYNIYRKASQKTDLERYKLTKREKQVIFLFLSGLSSQEIAEVLSQIENKTVTKSTIDSLFTKQLRLKFDAYTRQGLFEKLMESGFDRYIPKDLFINIKLPITDLTSY from the coding sequence ATGCTAAGTAACCAAGAGTATCTACAACAATTTACCAATGCTCTAGAAATTACCGATCAGGTTATAAATGATTTATGTGTGGTGGTCAAAGGAACTGATTCCAAAGCTATTTATGCGACAGCAACACATAATCGAGTATTTAATTGTGATAATAGCATTCTTAATAACTATGTTTTCCCCCTTGAAGCCGATAATTACAAACATAGTCAGTCTGTTATCGAAGAGCAAGAAGTAATAAATGCCAGAACTAAACGCATATCTTTTAATATCCATTTATTCGATGGGCAAGTTCAACCCTATCTATGTACCAAGTATCCAGTAGTAAATCCTACAAATAATGAGGTTATTGCTATTTATTGTGTTTTTCAGAAAATTCCACTTAGTGGAGTTCATCATCAGATCTTAAGAGCATATAATATCTATCGAAAAGCAAGTCAGAAGACTGATCTAGAGCGTTACAAACTTACCAAACGTGAAAAGCAGGTAATTTTCCTCTTTCTCTCGGGTTTAAGTAGTCAAGAAATAGCGGAAGTACTATCACAAATTGAAAACAAAACTGTCACCAAAAGTACAATTGATAGTCTTTTTACCAAACAGCTGCGTTTAAAGTTTGATGCCTATACCAGACAGGGTTTATTTGAGAAATTGATGGAATCTGGATTCGATCGTTATATTCCTAAGGACTTATTTATTAACATCAAGCTACCAATTACTGATTTAACCTCATATTGA
- a CDS encoding BrnT family toxin — translation MQFEWDENKNQANKAKHNLSFETAKHAFMDDNKLVAHNRIVDGEDRYQGNR, via the coding sequence ATGCAATTTGAATGGGATGAAAACAAAAATCAGGCTAATAAAGCCAAACATAATCTTAGCTTTGAAACGGCTAAACATGCATTTATGGATGATAATAAATTGGTTGCGCATAATCGCATAGTTGACGGTGAAGATCGTTATCAAGGTAATAGGTAA
- the udk gene encoding uridine kinase codes for MKPFIIGVAGGSGSGKSTVTEQIIHAVGSENVTIFIQDNFYLDRSNLTMEERNRVNFDHPAALDWELMRKLFDDLANGVPIQMPQYDFTTHTRKAETVTIAPAQIIVVEGIFGLYDETMCNHMALRIFVDTAADIRLMRRMKRDIGERARTLDSVMEQYSKFVRPMHKKFVEPTKEAAHIIIPHGSNKAALEMIVSRIQTVINGHKINLNHDMFFEEE; via the coding sequence ATGAAACCATTCATTATTGGGGTAGCTGGTGGGTCTGGCTCAGGTAAATCAACTGTAACTGAACAGATAATTCATGCCGTTGGTAGCGAAAATGTTACTATTTTTATTCAGGATAATTTCTATCTGGATCGCTCGAACCTAACAATGGAAGAAAGAAACCGGGTAAACTTCGATCATCCAGCAGCTCTTGACTGGGAATTAATGCGTAAACTCTTTGATGACTTGGCTAATGGTGTTCCAATCCAAATGCCACAATATGATTTTACTACCCATACCAGAAAAGCCGAAACAGTTACGATTGCCCCGGCACAGATTATTGTTGTCGAGGGAATTTTTGGGCTTTATGATGAAACAATGTGTAATCATATGGCGTTGCGAATTTTTGTGGATACTGCTGCCGATATTCGCCTAATGCGTAGAATGAAACGCGATATTGGTGAACGAGCACGGACGCTAGATAGTGTTATGGAACAATATTCTAAATTTGTCCGCCCAATGCATAAAAAATTTGTCGAGCCAACCAAGGAAGCTGCACATATAATAATTCCGCATGGCTCAAATAAAGCTGCATTAGAAATGATTGTTTCGCGAATCCAGACGGTTATCAATGGACACAAGATTAATCTTAATCATGACATGTTTTTCGAAGAAGAATAA
- a CDS encoding efflux RND transporter permease subunit yields the protein MKPYYFIKRPILAIVIALIIICVGLVATFNIPVSQFPNISPPVVMVRAQFPGANAETAAKVVAAQIENQLNGTSNMLYMATTTSATGSISINLTFEIGTDLNIAINEILNRIYAAMSLLPPVVQQLGVTARKSSPDQLLSIAFYANPYIDPKFISNYLERTVQNDLLLLPTVGNIGVFGTGTYAIRAWLDPNLMQRYSITVNDIQNAIKDQNQEYVIGRSNAPPFISDKQTESMLALNLIGSQMFSSPKQLAEVVLRNNGNQIIRVKDIARVELGANSYTSRALINFRDEKGKFVSYPCSIMQVYLVPGSNQLLAKKQILDLLQEDAKRFPFGLHYRISNDNSRFVAASIHNVVETLIIAIILVTLIILLFLRNLRACLIVIATIPVSLFGTIACLDVLGFSLNTISLFALILSIGIVVDDAIIIVENVMRLKEANPETKLSQIISETMREVKSAVIAIVMVLSIVFIPVMKLGGLSGVMYQQFAVTIACSVIISGISALTFVPALTSRILKIVPLKRKPPSIFENLIGKLTRLYVRLAEMIIIKRKFILMIWLVLILATIGLFKEVSTDFVPLEDQGLIMASMNLPSSASMNETESAARQIMAKLTNNPNISSVLSIIGADFLDSGGQKPYAASFTISLKEWSERSGKHSSADSVIKEINKFNRQIPGLAIKAYNQPPIRGLSTTGGVEFYLENRVGGNAHDLQEVGDKLIARLKKHHEVGNAYQTLNTNTLQISLLPDIDMTKFYKVSLNDLYVTLQTMYSNNNVNFAYLMQGLIWVILEADYRYRATLEGLQNVYLKNTDGKMVPVGSLLKIDYSNNAQVIQRFNSYIATRITVIPAKGHTMGDVMQVLQNEVSQLPKGYGYEWFGTSYQLKQSQSTSATAFIMAFVMIYLVLAALYEMWRLPLIILMGVPFALFGAILVLFIFNMPNDLYFQISLITLLGLSAKNIILLVEFALQHYKEDGNSISSAIYALKIRFRPILMTSVTFIFGTLPLVFANGAGANAEHSLGIGIIGGVIGSVFLATLFTPAYFTLFMKNRAKV from the coding sequence GTGAAGCCGTACTATTTCATTAAACGTCCGATTCTAGCTATTGTAATCGCGCTTATTATTATTTGCGTTGGGTTAGTAGCTACATTTAACATACCGGTTAGCCAATTTCCCAATATTTCGCCACCAGTAGTCATGGTTCGTGCCCAATTCCCGGGAGCAAATGCCGAAACTGCGGCTAAAGTCGTTGCTGCACAAATAGAAAACCAGTTAAATGGTACTAGCAATATGCTTTATATGGCAACTACTACTTCGGCAACTGGCTCTATTTCGATTAATCTTACCTTTGAAATCGGAACTGATTTAAATATTGCTATCAACGAAATCTTAAACCGGATTTATGCCGCAATGTCACTTTTACCACCTGTGGTTCAGCAACTAGGGGTAACTGCACGCAAAAGTTCTCCCGATCAATTACTTAGTATTGCTTTCTATGCCAATCCCTATATCGACCCAAAATTTATCAGCAATTATCTCGAGCGAACTGTCCAAAATGATTTGCTATTATTACCAACTGTTGGCAATATAGGCGTCTTTGGTACTGGAACTTATGCAATCCGGGCATGGTTAGATCCAAATCTTATGCAACGTTATAGCATTACCGTTAATGATATCCAAAATGCTATAAAAGATCAAAATCAGGAGTATGTGATCGGGCGCTCAAATGCACCACCTTTTATAAGCGATAAGCAGACAGAAAGCATGCTGGCGTTAAATCTGATTGGTTCACAGATGTTTAGCTCCCCGAAGCAATTAGCTGAGGTAGTCCTAAGAAATAATGGCAACCAGATAATTCGGGTAAAGGATATTGCCAGAGTTGAATTAGGTGCAAATAGTTACACTTCCAGAGCGCTGATTAATTTCCGTGATGAAAAGGGGAAATTTGTTAGCTACCCTTGTTCAATTATGCAGGTCTATCTTGTACCGGGAAGCAATCAATTACTAGCAAAAAAACAGATTCTTGACTTATTACAAGAAGATGCCAAACGCTTTCCTTTTGGGCTTCATTACCGAATTAGCAATGATAATTCAAGGTTTGTTGCCGCTTCAATTCACAATGTTGTTGAGACCTTAATTATTGCAATTATACTCGTAACACTAATCATTCTTTTATTTTTACGTAACTTACGTGCCTGCCTAATTGTAATAGCGACTATTCCAGTATCATTATTTGGAACTATTGCTTGTCTTGATGTTCTTGGGTTTAGTCTAAATACCATTAGCCTCTTTGCTCTGATTTTATCAATCGGAATCGTTGTTGATGATGCGATTATTATTGTCGAAAATGTGATGCGGCTAAAAGAAGCCAATCCAGAAACTAAACTCTCACAGATTATCAGTGAAACAATGCGCGAAGTGAAAAGCGCAGTCATTGCGATTGTAATGGTTTTAAGTATCGTATTTATCCCAGTTATGAAGCTTGGCGGTTTAAGTGGTGTAATGTACCAACAGTTTGCAGTGACTATTGCCTGCTCGGTTATTATTTCGGGAATAAGTGCACTTACATTTGTACCAGCATTAACTAGCCGCATACTTAAAATAGTCCCATTGAAGAGAAAACCCCCATCTATTTTTGAGAACTTAATCGGTAAGCTGACTAGGCTCTATGTAAGGCTGGCAGAAATGATTATAATCAAGCGCAAATTTATTCTCATGATTTGGTTGGTGCTAATTTTAGCTACTATTGGCTTATTTAAGGAGGTTTCTACTGACTTTGTCCCACTTGAAGATCAGGGGCTAATAATGGCTTCGATGAATCTGCCTTCTTCTGCGAGTATGAATGAAACTGAAAGTGCTGCCCGACAAATAATGGCAAAACTAACCAATAACCCCAATATTTCTTCGGTATTAAGCATTATTGGCGCTGACTTTCTTGATTCTGGCGGGCAAAAACCATACGCAGCTTCATTTACTATCTCATTAAAAGAATGGTCAGAGCGAAGTGGTAAGCATAGTAGTGCCGATTCAGTCATCAAAGAAATTAACAAATTTAATCGCCAAATTCCGGGACTTGCCATAAAGGCTTATAATCAACCACCAATTCGCGGGCTTAGCACCACAGGTGGAGTTGAATTTTATCTGGAAAATCGGGTCGGTGGTAATGCTCATGACTTACAGGAGGTTGGTGATAAATTAATCGCCAGGCTTAAAAAACACCATGAAGTTGGCAATGCATATCAGACGCTAAATACCAATACACTACAAATATCATTGCTACCGGATATTGATATGACCAAATTCTATAAAGTAAGCCTCAACGACCTGTATGTTACTTTACAAACAATGTATAGCAATAATAACGTTAATTTTGCCTATCTGATGCAGGGGTTAATCTGGGTTATCCTTGAAGCCGACTATCGTTATCGGGCTACTTTGGAGGGATTACAAAATGTATATCTGAAAAACACTGATGGTAAAATGGTACCAGTTGGTAGTTTGCTAAAAATCGACTACAGTAATAATGCTCAGGTAATTCAACGTTTTAATAGTTATATTGCGACTAGAATAACTGTAATCCCCGCAAAAGGACATACCATGGGTGATGTGATGCAGGTACTTCAGAATGAAGTTAGCCAATTACCCAAAGGCTATGGTTATGAGTGGTTCGGCACTAGTTATCAACTAAAACAATCGCAAAGTACCTCGGCTACAGCATTTATCATGGCTTTTGTCATGATTTATCTGGTTTTGGCTGCATTGTATGAAATGTGGCGCTTACCACTTATAATCCTTATGGGAGTTCCTTTTGCATTATTTGGTGCTATTTTGGTGCTATTTATCTTTAACATGCCAAATGACTTATATTTCCAAATTAGCCTGATAACACTACTCGGCTTATCTGCCAAAAATATTATTCTTTTGGTTGAATTTGCCTTACAACATTATAAGGAGGATGGGAATAGCATTTCTAGTGCTATTTACGCACTAAAGATCCGTTTTCGTCCAATTCTAATGACTTCGGTTACATTTATCTTTGGAACCTTACCACTGGTGTTTGCTAACGGTGCTGGTGCTAATGCTGAACACTCGTTAGGTATCGGAATCATCGGTGGCGTTATTGGTTCGGTCTTTTTGGCAACTTTATTCACCCCTGCTTATTTTACCTTATTTATGAAAAATAGGGCAAAGGTTTAA
- a CDS encoding Bax inhibitor-1/YccA family protein, protein MNYNYQQQQYAMAAPSAEIRSQVMRNTYLLLALSLIPTAIGALIGVNMSFMFLMGSPIMGSLLLIGAMYFLMFMIEKNKYSFAGIVWMMAFTFLMGLLLGPLFQVALRLPNGSQLILLAAVLTSAVFFAMSAIAYTIKRETPFLTNFLAIGGIVIMVGVIANIFLHLPMFHLMLCGAFVIFSSLMILWQVNQIITGGETNYISATLSLYVSLYNLFTSLLQIIIALSGNDRR, encoded by the coding sequence ATGAACTATAATTATCAACAGCAACAATACGCAATGGCGGCGCCCTCTGCAGAAATTCGCTCGCAGGTAATGCGCAATACTTATTTGCTGCTTGCTCTATCTCTAATTCCAACAGCAATTGGCGCGCTAATTGGTGTTAATATGTCTTTCATGTTCCTAATGGGTAGTCCAATCATGGGTAGCTTGCTACTTATCGGTGCTATGTACTTCCTAATGTTCATGATTGAAAAGAATAAATATAGCTTTGCCGGAATCGTCTGGATGATGGCGTTTACGTTTTTGATGGGCTTACTGCTTGGTCCATTATTTCAAGTCGCATTACGTCTGCCAAATGGTAGTCAGCTAATTTTACTTGCCGCAGTCTTAACTTCAGCAGTATTTTTTGCGATGAGCGCAATTGCTTATACCATAAAAAGAGAAACACCATTTTTGACTAATTTCCTTGCAATTGGCGGGATTGTAATTATGGTTGGGGTTATAGCTAATATCTTCCTACACTTACCAATGTTTCATTTAATGTTGTGTGGTGCATTTGTAATCTTCTCTTCATTAATGATACTTTGGCAAGTTAACCAGATTATCACTGGTGGAGAAACCAATTACATTTCAGCAACTTTAAGTCTATATGTTAGTCTGTATAATCTGTTTACGAGTTTATTACAGATTATCATTGCATTATCTGGTAATGACAGACGTTAA
- a CDS encoding carbohydrate-binding protein yields MRNFTKIQKNILTSSMVAALLAGCNSGVSAANGATMNNSSLSGRSADICAGVDVWDSTKAYTQAGALVIYQGIEYKNNWWTQGENPADNSGITGSGKVWTRITECGSIPTPAPAPTPEPTPSPSPAPAPAPTPTPEPSGNYPLYPAERGSYIAGTVVEGSDGKLYKCLSEQVAPWCNNTAEWAYAPGAGSAWQQAWELADSPSPTPTPSPAPVPSPTPVPTPAPVPVPVEGILFSAYKDVGINAIWGSANLMATKVMNNSAASPTPLSDVIATTAMKTVSWAFATGECGNENWGGMSATSFAQPNIDAFKAKGLNYVVSTGGAVGAFTCSTEAGMDKFINRYKSANFVGLDFDIEAGPHGTDLTQLIKMIAYAQKKDPSLRISFTLATLASADGGNLNALGKEVVTQAKKEGINFSVNLMVMDYGPSSSAVCIMNTAGTNCDMNLSAQQAAKNVSKAFGIPFSKIELTPMIGVNDSKDNIVSLNDAKNIAAWSKANGLAGVHYWSFDRDASCINDNATITCSSSVGGVAMQTAPLQYLNAFASGLQ; encoded by the coding sequence ATGAGAAATTTTACTAAAATTCAAAAAAATATCTTGACATCATCAATGGTAGCTGCATTACTTGCAGGTTGTAACAGTGGAGTATCTGCTGCTAACGGAGCTACTATGAATAATTCTAGTTTAAGTGGGCGTTCAGCTGATATTTGTGCTGGCGTTGATGTTTGGGATAGTACCAAGGCTTATACTCAAGCTGGTGCATTGGTTATTTATCAGGGTATTGAATACAAAAATAATTGGTGGACTCAAGGAGAAAATCCAGCTGATAATAGTGGTATTACTGGTTCTGGTAAAGTATGGACAAGAATTACAGAATGTGGCTCTATACCGACTCCTGCACCAGCTCCTACCCCAGAGCCAACACCTTCTCCATCCCCGGCTCCGGCTCCAGCTCCTACCCCAACGCCAGAACCAAGTGGCAATTATCCACTTTATCCAGCAGAACGTGGTTCATATATTGCAGGAACAGTAGTTGAAGGCTCAGATGGTAAGCTATATAAATGTTTATCCGAACAGGTAGCTCCTTGGTGTAATAATACTGCGGAATGGGCATATGCACCAGGTGCTGGAAGTGCATGGCAACAGGCATGGGAATTGGCAGATTCTCCATCTCCAACCCCAACGCCAAGTCCTGCACCAGTTCCATCTCCAACTCCAGTGCCTACCCCAGCTCCGGTTCCAGTACCAGTTGAAGGGATACTTTTTAGTGCATATAAAGACGTAGGAATTAATGCTATTTGGGGTAGTGCTAATCTTATGGCAACTAAAGTTATGAATAATTCAGCCGCATCACCTACACCGTTGAGTGATGTAATTGCGACTACAGCAATGAAGACAGTTTCATGGGCATTTGCAACTGGTGAATGTGGTAATGAAAATTGGGGTGGGATGTCGGCTACTTCTTTTGCCCAGCCAAATATTGATGCATTTAAGGCAAAAGGGCTGAATTATGTTGTTTCAACTGGTGGTGCAGTAGGAGCTTTTACCTGTTCAACTGAAGCTGGTATGGATAAATTTATTAATCGTTATAAATCAGCTAATTTTGTCGGTCTAGATTTTGATATTGAAGCTGGTCCACATGGAACAGACTTAACTCAGCTGATAAAAATGATAGCTTACGCACAAAAAAAAGATCCTTCTTTACGAATTAGTTTTACCTTAGCAACCTTGGCTTCTGCTGATGGCGGCAATTTAAATGCACTTGGTAAAGAAGTTGTTACACAAGCAAAGAAAGAGGGAATTAATTTCTCAGTCAATTTGATGGTTATGGATTATGGACCTTCTTCTTCAGCTGTATGTATCATGAATACCGCAGGAACTAATTGCGATATGAATTTGTCAGCGCAGCAGGCAGCAAAAAATGTAAGCAAGGCTTTTGGGATTCCGTTTAGTAAAATTGAATTGACGCCAATGATTGGTGTTAATGACTCAAAAGATAATATCGTTAGTTTGAATGATGCAAAAAATATTGCGGCTTGGTCAAAAGCTAATGGTCTTGCAGGTGTTCATTACTGGTCATTTGATCGTGATGCATCATGTATCAATGATAATGCCACCATAACATGTAGTAGTTCAGTTGGTGGTGTTGCAATGCAAACTGCTCCTCTTCAGTACTTAAACGCATTTGCTTCTGGGTTACAATAA
- the udk gene encoding uridine kinase, whose translation MSSFIIGVAGGSGSGKSTVTDHIVNAIGEENVAILVQDNYYLDLVHLTHEQRRKVNFDHPDAFDWELMLKHIDCLANGLPIEMPTYDYTLDIRKTETLTVMPAPIIVVEGLFALLDAKIRKYMTLRIYVDTADDIRFIRRLERDIHERGRSTDSVIKQYLESVRPMHKQFIEPTKRNAHIIIPHGANKAALEMIVARVRAAINKEELDVSSYFDEV comes from the coding sequence ATGAGTAGTTTTATTATTGGAGTAGCTGGCGGATCTGGCTCGGGTAAATCAACGGTAACCGATCATATCGTCAACGCAATTGGTGAAGAAAATGTAGCCATTTTAGTTCAGGATAATTATTATCTGGATCTGGTACACCTTACCCACGAACAGCGAAGGAAAGTAAATTTTGACCATCCTGATGCCTTTGATTGGGAATTGATGTTAAAGCATATCGATTGTCTGGCAAATGGTTTACCAATTGAGATGCCTACTTATGATTATACTCTTGATATCAGAAAGACTGAAACTCTAACTGTAATGCCTGCGCCAATAATCGTGGTTGAGGGATTATTCGCCCTTCTTGATGCCAAAATCCGCAAATATATGACACTTAGAATATATGTCGATACGGCAGATGATATCCGTTTTATCCGTAGGCTTGAGCGCGATATTCATGAGCGTGGTCGTAGTACTGATTCAGTAATCAAACAATATCTGGAATCTGTTCGTCCGATGCATAAACAATTTATCGAACCAACCAAACGCAATGCGCATATTATAATTCCACACGGGGCAAATAAAGCTGCGCTGGAAATGATTGTTGCCAGAGTTCGCGCTGCAATTAACAAAGAAGAGCTGGACGTAAGCAGCTATTTTGATGAGGTCTAA
- a CDS encoding BrnT family toxin: MVVFTPRNGNIRIISARPANKKERLLYEKAK; the protein is encoded by the coding sequence ATGGTTGTATTTACACCGCGCAATGGAAATATTAGAATAATATCAGCCCGCCCAGCAAATAAAAAAGAAAGACTATTGTATGAGAAAGCTAAATAA
- the uvrB gene encoding excinuclease ABC subunit UvrB: MKIIQYPGSSFRLHQPFPPAGDQPTAISGLVEGLKDGLQYQTLLGVTGSGKTYTMANIIAETGRPALIMVHNKTLAAQLYAEFRDFFPENAVEYFVSYYDYYQPEAYVPHKDLFIEKDSSINEHIEQMRLSATKSLLERDDTIIVATVSAIYGIGDEAAYRQMILHLKEGNTLTQQEIIKQLVNMQYQREDIEFKRGTFRIRGDTIDVFPAEYYDKAIRISLFDDEIDGLFLFDPLTGKIEQRIGRFTVFPSSHYVTPRETIMSATETIKVELEKRIREYEANGKTIEAYRIKQRTEFDLEMLTEIGFCKGIENYSRHLTGRAPGEPPPTLIDYLPANSILFVDESHVTISQIGGMYNGDRARKQNLVDYGFRLPSAMDNRPLRFEEFEQRMPQTIMVSATPGKYEAEHQDNLVEQVVRPTGLLDPIIEVRPVEFQVDDLLHEIKIRKELNQRVLVTTLTKKMSEKLSEYYAENGIRVRYLHSDIDTVERVEIIRDLRLGVFDVLVGVNLLREGLDMPEVSLVAIFDADKEGFLRSERSLIQTVGRAARNSEGRAIFYADKITKAMQVALDETKRRREKQLSHNEKFGITPLTVVKPINDIIDGVYREEKKQKFEIKLPKGLSDKELTKLVKQVEKRMKEHSMNLEFEEAAKCRDELKVLKELLFKN; the protein is encoded by the coding sequence ATGAAAATTATTCAATATCCCGGTAGTTCATTTCGACTCCACCAACCATTTCCTCCAGCAGGAGATCAGCCAACTGCAATTAGTGGGCTAGTCGAAGGCCTAAAAGATGGTTTACAATACCAAACCTTACTTGGTGTAACTGGTAGTGGAAAAACCTATACCATGGCAAATATAATCGCGGAAACTGGTCGTCCAGCATTAATCATGGTGCATAATAAAACATTGGCAGCACAGCTTTATGCCGAATTTCGTGATTTCTTCCCAGAAAATGCGGTTGAATATTTTGTCTCTTATTATGATTACTATCAGCCAGAAGCTTATGTTCCACATAAGGATCTATTTATTGAAAAAGATTCTTCAATCAATGAACATATCGAACAGATGCGTTTGTCGGCAACTAAATCACTTCTTGAGCGCGATGATACAATAATCGTTGCAACGGTTTCAGCAATTTACGGGATTGGTGATGAGGCAGCTTATCGGCAAATGATTCTGCATCTGAAAGAGGGTAATACGCTAACTCAGCAGGAAATAATCAAACAGCTAGTAAATATGCAATACCAGCGTGAAGATATTGAATTTAAACGGGGTACATTCCGTATTCGTGGTGATACCATTGATGTATTCCCGGCTGAGTATTATGATAAAGCAATTAGAATTAGCCTTTTTGATGATGAAATTGACGGATTATTTCTCTTTGATCCATTAACTGGCAAGATTGAGCAAAGAATCGGCAGATTTACGGTATTCCCATCTTCACACTACGTCACGCCCCGTGAAACAATCATGTCTGCTACCGAGACAATCAAAGTTGAACTAGAAAAAAGAATCCGTGAGTATGAAGCGAATGGCAAAACTATCGAAGCATATCGAATAAAACAGCGCACAGAGTTTGATCTGGAAATGCTAACTGAGATTGGATTTTGTAAAGGAATTGAAAACTATTCCCGCCATCTAACTGGACGTGCACCCGGCGAACCACCACCGACATTGATTGATTATTTGCCGGCTAATTCAATTTTGTTTGTCGATGAATCACATGTTACAATTTCGCAAATCGGTGGGATGTATAATGGTGATCGGGCACGTAAGCAAAATCTGGTAGACTATGGCTTCAGGCTCCCTTCTGCAATGGATAATCGTCCACTTCGCTTTGAAGAGTTTGAGCAAAGAATGCCACAAACCATAATGGTATCAGCGACACCAGGTAAATATGAAGCAGAGCATCAGGATAATCTGGTTGAACAGGTAGTTCGCCCAACCGGGCTTCTTGATCCGATTATTGAAGTTCGTCCAGTTGAATTTCAGGTTGATGATCTACTTCATGAAATTAAAATTCGCAAAGAACTTAATCAGCGTGTCTTAGTTACTACGCTTACCAAGAAAATGTCTGAAAAACTAAGTGAATACTATGCTGAAAATGGCATTCGGGTTCGTTACCTGCATTCAGATATTGATACTGTTGAACGAGTCGAAATTATCCGCGATTTACGCTTAGGTGTTTTTGATGTGTTAGTCGGAGTAAATCTACTGCGTGAAGGGCTTGATATGCCAGAAGTAAGTCTGGTGGCAATCTTTGATGCGGATAAAGAAGGCTTCTTGCGTTCTGAGCGTTCATTAATCCAAACTGTCGGACGGGCTGCTAGAAATAGTGAGGGGCGTGCGATATTTTATGCAGATAAAATTACCAAAGCAATGCAAGTTGCGCTTGATGAAACAAAACGCCGGCGTGAAAAACAGCTTAGTCATAATGAGAAATTTGGAATTACTCCATTAACAGTAGTCAAACCAATTAATGATATTATTGATGGCGTGTATCGTGAAGAGAAAAAGCAGAAGTTTGAAATCAAATTACCAAAAGGTTTAAGCGATAAAGAATTGACTAAGCTGGTAAAACAGGTAGAAAAACGCATGAAAGAACACTCTATGAATCTGGAGTTTGAAGAAGCGGCAAAATGTCGCGATGAATTGAAAGTATTAAAAGAACTATTATTTAAGAACTAG